In Parus major isolate Abel chromosome 8, Parus_major1.1, whole genome shotgun sequence, a single window of DNA contains:
- the TMED5 gene encoding transmembrane emp24 domain-containing protein 5, whose product MGPRLLLVPLGCLALLLLPPPGAAEFSPSLDSDFTFTLPAGRKECFYQPMRKEASLELEYQVLDGAGLDVDFHLLSPKGETLVFDERKSDGVHTVETEDGDYMFCFDNTFSTISEKVIFFELILDNMGEDGQDDEDWKKYVTGTDLLDMKLEDILESINSVKARLSKSVQIQTLLRAFEARDRNIQESNFDRVNFWSMVNLGVMVVVSAVQVYMLKSLFEDKRKSRT is encoded by the exons ATGGGGCCGCGGCTGCTCCTGGTGCCGCTGGGATGTCTcgcactgctgctgctgccgccgcccgGCGCCGCCGAGTTCAGCCCCTCCCTGGACAGCGACTTCACGTTCACGCTGCCCGCCGGCCGCAAGGAGTGCTTCTACCAGCCCATGCGCAAGGAGGCCTCGCTGGAGCTCGAGTACCAG GTTCTAGATGGAGCAGGATTAGATGTTGATTTTCATCTGCTGTCCCCAAAAGGTGAAACTCTAGTTTTTGatgaaagaaaatcagatgGAGTTCACAC GGTGGAAACAGAAGATGGGGATTACATGTTCTGCTTTGACAACACATTCAGTACCATTTCTgaaaaggttattttctttgaattgaTCCTGGACAATATGGGAGAAGATGGTCAAGATGATGAAGATTGGAAGAAGTATGTTACAGGCACAGATCTCCTAGACATGAAACTGGAAGATATTCTG GAATCCATCAACAGTGTCAAAGCCAGATTGAGCAAAAGTGTCCAGATTCAGACCCTGCTCAGAGCATTTGAGGCTCGTGACCGAAACATACAAGAAAGCAACTTTGACAGAGTGAATTTCTGGTCCATGGTCAACTTGGGAGTAATGGTGGTGGTATCAGCTGTTCAGGTTTACATGTTGAAAAGTCTCTTTGAAGATAAGAGGAAAAGTAGAACttaa